In Fusarium oxysporum f. sp. lycopersici 4287 chromosome 2, whole genome shotgun sequence, a genomic segment contains:
- a CDS encoding adenylosuccinate synthetase has protein sequence MPSPCFSPTAITTQPPRTVALIFNMAITIILGSQWGDEGKGKLTDILAPEAKLCARAAGGHNAGHSIVANGVSYSFHLLPSGLINPKCMNFIGSGVVFNVPQFFKELQDLSDKGLEAVHDRIRVSDRVHIDLQLHIAADGLEEQELGEGKIGTTGRGIGPSYSCKAARSGIRLADVFNPKLFEQKLRRLADGYRKRYGDLFKYDVEEELAQFEEYRHKLRKYSVDGVSFMKSAQKSNTPILIEGANALMLDLDYGSYPYVTSSNTSLAGIIGGLTLDPTKITEIIGVVKAYTTRVGSGAFKTEDTGEVGTKLQEIGREWGTSTGRRRRCGWLDLVVLKYSNDINNYTALNLTKLDVLDTFETIRVATAYKIDGKEIDSYPADLDILDQCEVVYKDFPGWQTPTTNAKSFEDLPKEARAYVEFIEEYVGVKVKYIGTGPDREAMIKRV, from the exons ATGCCATCTCCGTGTTTTTCTCCAACAGCGATAACAACGCAACCACCAAGAACCGTCGCCCTGATCTTTAACATGGCCATCACGATCATTCTTGGTTCCCAATGGG GAGATGAGGGC AAGGGAAAGCTGACCGATATCCTTGCCCCGGAGGCTAAACTCTGCGCTCGCGCTGCT GGAGGCCATAACGCAGGGCACTCTATCGT TGCCAATGGAGTTTCGTACAG CTTCCACTTGCTTCCTTCCGGACTCATCAACCCGAAATG CATGAACTTCATCGGCTCCGGAGTAGTCTTTAACGTGCCGCAATTCTTCAAAGAGCTACAAGATCTATCGGACAAGGGACTAGAGGCAGTCCACGATAGAATTCGTGTGTCTGACCGAGTGCACATCGACCTACAGCTGCATATCGCAGCTGATGGACTAGAGGAACAGGAGCTCGGAG AGGGCAAGATTGGAACAACTGGGCGCG GTATCGGACCCTCTTATAGCTGCAAAGCTGCG CGAAGTGGCATTAGACTGGCTGATGTTTTCAACCCCAAGCTGTTCGAGCAGAAACTTCGACGTTTGGCCGACGGCTACCGAAAGCGCTACGGAGATCTCTTCAAGTACGACGTCGAAGAGGAGCTTGCCCAATTCGAAGAATACCGACACAAGTTGCGCAAATATTCTGTTGATGGAGTATCCTTTATGAAGTCAGCGCAGAAGAGCAACACTCCCATTCTGATCGAGGGAGCGAAT GCCCTCATGCTCGATCTTGACTATGGTTCATATCCT TACGTAACATCGTCCAACACTTCGCTCGCCGGTATTATCGGCGGACTTACCTTGGATCCCACGAAGATCACAGAGATCATCGGAGTCGTCAAGGCTTACACGACAAGAGTGGGCTCGGGAGCTTTCAAGACCGAAGACACGGGAGA GGTCGGAACCAAGCTCCAAGAGATTGGAAGAGAATGG GGAACATCCACTGGTCGCAGACGTCGATGCGGATG GCTCGATTTGGTGGTTCTGAAGTACTCAAATGACATCAATAACTACACCGCTCTGAACCTGACAAAG CTCGATGTTCTGGACACCTTTGAGACAATCCGCGTCGCAACAGCCTACAAGATCGATGGCAAG GAAATCGATTCATACCCAGCTGATCTGGATATCTTGGATCAATGCGAGGTTGTGTACAAGGATTTCCCGGGATGGCAAACACCTACGACAAATGCGAAGTCCTTCGAGGATCTACCAAAGGAAGCGCGTGCATACGTCGAG TTCATTGAGGAATACGTCGGAGTCAAG GTCAAGTACATCGGCACCGGCCCTGATCGCGAGGCAATGATCAAGCGCGTTTAG